From the genome of Nicotiana sylvestris chromosome 2, ASM39365v2, whole genome shotgun sequence, one region includes:
- the LOC104234618 gene encoding uncharacterized protein yields MVDVDRRMTGLNPAHLAGLRRLSARAAAAAPSTPVPPRNSLLSFSSLADKVISHLKTSGIQVLAGLSDVEFARAEAEFGFAFPPDLKAVLSAGLPIGPGFPDWRSTGPARFQLRASIDLPIAAISFHIARNALWSKSWGPRPCDPEKAIKIARNALKRAPLLIPVFNHCYIPCNPPLAGNPIFYVDENRIFCCGFDLSDFFDRESSLFHQSSDPQILSKQRSLSEKSAGSSSNFSRRSLDTFSGGRTPRWVEFWSDAAVDRRRRNSNSSSSCSSSPERYFEMPKTEMPKWVDDYVDKIGSVLREGGWDESDVKEMVQVSASGFFEGEMILLDNQAVLDALLVKADRFSDSLRKAGWSSEEVSYALGFDFRPEKKEKKPAKKLSPELAERIGKLAESVTRSRSSS; encoded by the coding sequence ATGGTCGACGTAGACCGGAGGATGACCGGACTGAATCCGGCTCACTTAGCCGGCCTCCGTCGTCTCTCCGCCAGAGCCGCGGCTGCAGCACCCTCCACTCCAGTTCCTCCCCGTAATAGTCTCCTTTCTTTCTCCTCCCTTGCTGATAAAGTCATCTCTCACCTCAAGACCTCCGGTATTCAAGTCCTGGCTGGGTTATCTGACGTGGAGTTCGCCAGAGCTGAAGCTGAGTTCGGGTTTGCTTTCCCACCAGACCTGAAAGCGGTTCTCTCTGCCGGTTTACCCATCGGACCCGGTTTTCCTGATTGGCGCTCCACTGGTCCGGCCCGTTTCCAGCTTCGTGCTTCTATTGATCTACCCATCGCTGCTATCTCTTTCCATATAGCTCGTAATGCTCTGTGGTCTAAGTCTTGGGGTCCTAGGCCATGTGACCCTGAAAAAGCTATCAAGATTGCTCGAAATGCGCTCAAAAGAGCTCCACTTTTAATACCCGTTTTCAACCATTGTTACATTCCTTGTAATCCTCCTTTAGCTGGAAACCCTATTTTCTACGTGGACGAGAATCGGATTTTCTGCTGCGGGTTTGATTTATCAGATTTCTTTGATCGTGAATCATCTTTGTTCCACCAAAGTTCAGATCCTCAGATTCTCTCTAAACAACGCTCTCTAAGTGAAAAATCAGCTGGTTCATCGTCCAATTTTTCACGAAGGAGTCTCGATACGTTCTCCGGTGGTCGGACGCCGCGTTGGGTGGAGTTCTGGAGCGACGCCGCCGTAGATCGGAGGCGTAGGAACTCGAATTCGTCGTCTTCATGTTCGTCCTCGCCAGAACGGTACTTCGAAATGCCAAAGACGGAAATGCCGAAATGGGTCGATGATTACGTGGATAAAATCGGGTCGGTTTTGAGAGAAGGTGGGTGGGATGAATCGGACGTAAAGGAGATGGTACAAGTTTCAGCCTCTGGATTCTTCGAAGGGGAAATGATATTGTTGGATAATCAAGCAGTTTTGGATGCTCTCTTAGTGAAAGCGGATCGGTTCTCGGATTCGCTCCGTAAAGCCGGGTGGAGCTCCGAAGAAGTTTCATACGCACTCGGGTTTGATTTTCGACCggagaaaaaggagaagaaacCGGCTAAGAAGCTGTCACCGGAGTTAGCGGAAAGAATCGGGAAATTGGCTGAGTCGGTAACTCGTTCGCGGTCATCATCATAG